In Propionicimonas paludicola, a single window of DNA contains:
- a CDS encoding VWA domain-containing protein, which yields MFSWPTFLNPERLWILILVPLLIVAYLVILRLKKRVGMRFTNTSLLAQVMPRQSQWRRHLAVALSLLSLIALSLAWARPNGIEMVPRERATVVLVIDISQSMAATDIKPSRLEAAKQAALEFANDLPAKYNLSLVSLSGNPSVRLPPTTDRTQARLAIQSLKVQDSTAIGEAVYVSLDALKMAPAGPDGDKRPAPGAIVLLSDGQNTAGRSPVQSAFAAKQAGVPIYTIAYGTANGHVDLDGVRQSVPPDPQALAELARDSGGRTYSAEDLGQLSRVYDNIRSEVGQTPTKKETTAIWAGYGLAFAVVAALAAVSLGARWP from the coding sequence CGAACGGCTGTGGATCCTGATCCTGGTTCCGCTGCTGATCGTGGCCTACCTGGTGATCCTGCGGCTGAAGAAGCGGGTCGGGATGCGGTTCACCAACACCTCGCTGCTGGCCCAGGTGATGCCGCGGCAGTCCCAGTGGCGTCGCCACCTGGCGGTCGCGTTGTCGCTGCTCAGCCTGATCGCGTTGAGCCTGGCCTGGGCCCGTCCCAATGGCATCGAGATGGTGCCGCGGGAACGCGCCACGGTCGTCCTGGTGATCGACATCTCGCAGTCGATGGCGGCCACCGACATCAAGCCGAGTCGGCTGGAAGCGGCCAAGCAGGCAGCCCTGGAGTTCGCCAACGATCTTCCGGCCAAGTACAACCTGTCCCTGGTGAGCCTGTCGGGTAACCCGTCGGTGCGGCTGCCACCGACCACCGACCGGACCCAGGCCCGGCTGGCGATCCAGAGCCTGAAGGTGCAGGACTCGACCGCCATCGGTGAGGCCGTGTACGTGAGCCTGGACGCCCTGAAGATGGCCCCGGCCGGCCCGGACGGGGACAAGCGCCCGGCGCCGGGCGCGATCGTCCTGCTGTCCGACGGCCAGAACACGGCCGGCCGCTCTCCGGTGCAGTCGGCCTTCGCGGCCAAGCAGGCCGGGGTGCCGATCTACACGATCGCCTACGGCACCGCCAACGGCCACGTCGACTTGGACGGGGTCCGGCAGTCGGTGCCGCCGGATCCGCAGGCGCTCGCCGAGCTGGCCAGAGACTCCGGCGGCCGCACCTACAGCGCCGAGGACCTCGGCCAGCTGAGCCGGGTCTATGACAACATCCGCAGCGAGGTCGGCCAGACGCCGACCAAGAAGGAGACCACCGCGATCTGGGCCGGCTACGGCCTGGCCTTCGCCGTGGTGGCCGCTCTGGCTGCCGTTTCCTTGGGGGCGAGATGGCCCTGA